The Anopheles gambiae chromosome 2, idAnoGambNW_F1_1, whole genome shotgun sequence genomic sequence GCGAGCCCCAGGAGGCGTTCGCCCCGTCCAGGTAAACCTGCCGACGCGGAAACAAAAatgagaaatgaaacaaatgaccaaatatgaaagcaaaaaaagcccCGTTAGAATGTCAAAAGAAATGTGTTCTTGAGCAGAAGGTGCGTCATCGGCAGTCTGGAACACGCCCTGGATTGCAAGTGGGCGTTCCAAAACGGGAAACAGAGCGAGTTCAATGAATCGTAGTGTGGAACGCTCGTTTTTGGTGCACTTTTTGGTTGCCACCGGACATTACTTTTCGGCGGCGCTTTTACGGGGAAGGTGATGACCTTCGGGTGGTCAACACTCGAAGGCGGCATTACGAGTTGGCGCAGTCAATCATGTGGCGTTACACTTCAGCTTAAGCTCTCGAAACTGCTCGAGACTGCCCTGAGGGCATCTTGACAGAGAGGTAAAAGGGTGGTCGGAGTCGTAAAGCTGGTGGCCACCTTCGACTTCAGGTAGTCAAATGCGTAGGGAGCGTagtccgcacacacacactatttcCAACGATCGTTCTTTGCCGACCTGCCGATGTGGGTGTCTCGATCAGATCAAAGTGTCGACATTCTGAAGCATTCCCACCAACGTCCAGCGACCCACCGGGTGCGCCAGATGCGTGTGTTGGTCATCGTAAATTCTCCCCCGCCCTCCAAGGTGCCCACACCGAAAGTGCGAATGgaatgaacgaacgaacgatcgGTTTATATCGAGTACAGCTGGTTAATGTACGATCTCGACCTGTCTTGGCTTATTTCTTTTTCGCGCGATCATAAAGTGATTGCGTATTGCGCTGGCGGGGAAGGTGGCGGGCGCAAACTGTAACGCTACAGAGCCTCATGCCCGTGTATGGAAGGTTGGTGTGGTTCCATGGCGTCAAACGGAAAGCCTCTGGTTAAATCGATTCAGACGCTTGTCCCGAGTGTAGAATCCAAGTCGCGGATGAATATTTACAACGAGTGGATGCTGGTTGCGATGAAGTAATCACCATTACAAGACAAACGGAGGCGAAATCTTGCCGCCCAGAGCACCATTTGTCATCTAATGGAACATTTTTGCCCGCAATTGTCATCGGTTTGGGGCTTGGGGTGCTCTTGACATTGCCAACACGGCGGTGTAACATTCGAATTTGAATAAAGGCGAGGTCGTCGTGGGCATTGAAATTCTCGCGTTTAATGTCTTTTCAGGCACTTGAAAATTGGAGTTTTCAGTCTGTATTACCTAACTAGTTGATTATGCGTTGGACATTACTACTTGTCCCATAACAGCACAGACCCAACTATCGTGCCATGTTAATCGATTATCGTGTGAGCTATTACTTTTGCAACCCAGCAATTGGTGAAAGGTTACACCGATACTGAAACGATCAGGCTCCAACTTTCCACCTCATTTGAATCGACTATATCGTTGCCAATAGTTGATGGCAAGCCACGGGAGAGCCCCCCCTAGAAAGTGTCCAGAGTGATCGATCGATGCAAAACGGGTGTTAAACGTTGGCCTGCCGCCCATGCTATCGTGCTCTCAGTGCCTCCGAATGGGGTGGAAATGATGCAACAAAATGCCACCTCCGTTACGCGATTGGACACGCTTACCCGGCGCGTTCGGCGATGgtattaaaacatatttttgcagCCAATTTTCCAATTTAGAAGGAGCAGTTTATTTCCCACCGAACGTTAGGTTCACATCGTATTTCCCCGTCTCGAACACATCGTACGGCGTGAGATCTTTCGGGATGGGCCAAACGAGGTCCCGGAAGCTGCTGACGTCCGGCAGCCGGCCGTAGAACGATGCGTACTCGGGCACGGTGAACAGACACTTCAGGCCGAGCAGATACTCCAGCACCGCAATGTCCGGCGTGTGCTCTTCGTAGTTTTCGTCCAGATAGAGCGATTTAAAAGCGGATCCTAAAAGGGAGGGTGAACAAGACGCGCAAAAACCATGAAAAACAATCCTCAAACAggcacactctctctctgtgagtTAAACTTGCTTTCATCCAGCTCCTCTTCCCGCACCATCTTGCACAGCTGGTACACCTGCACCAGGAAGGCGTTGATGGTGCCCTGCGTCAGGTTCGGGTCCCGCTGGTCCAGCTCGGTGCGCTTCAGCTCGTTCAGATAGTCCGACACGCGCCAGACGAGCTTGCGGAAGAGCCGctggttgatgttgttgtacACCAGCACGACCCGGCTCTCCTCGAACAGGTCGGCCGCCGCCAGCGTGCGCAGATACTCGCCGACCGTTTCCTCCGCACTCTCCACCATGTGCACCGTGTACCCGTCGAAGTTCATCATCAGCCCGAACAGCTTGATCTCGCACACCGTACACTCCTGCAGCTCCTTGATGAGCTTCAGAAAGCGGTCGCGCAGCGTCATCCCCGTCACTTTTGGATGGCGGCCAACGTACACGATGCGCTGGAAGTAACTCTTCCGCCCGGCGCACAGCATATTGTCCTTGACGTGGTCGGCCAGCGTGCGCCGGTTCTGGAACGAGGGCAGGGCCGCCTCTTCCGTCCTTTCCATAAAGTACGGCAgcggtttcttcttcttgttcggGCTGTTGCTCGCTGTTGAGTTGGACATTGTGCGGGGTTTGGCGTTTCTTTCGGGGTCTGTCTGCGGGATTTCTTGTGGCAGGACGGAACAGGAACAAGAATTTGTTGCACGTTACAAGCAGAGCACTGTTTTGATTGTGGCCCGGTTGACAGGAACATCAACGCAATAGCGCAAGGCGTGACTATGGCAACAACGCTTTCGATGCGCTCGTTACCATGGAAGACTCGAAGCCTGCTAACAACTGGTGTTGTGCCCAAGCAACGCATTCTTCACCAAATGGGGAAACAGACATGAGGCCCTTGAGCAGAAAGCGGCAAAGCGAGGAAACGTCATTTTCATGCCACTCTTCGTTCATCAACTGTGTCTACCCCTCCGGTCCCTGACGTAACACAAGAAACACATTCCCCACAGGGTTCGTGCGCGGATGGAAGGTCTCAATTAAAGCAGAAATTTTCCACGCGCAACTCCCCTTGTTCCCGTGACTTGTGCAAATGTGTGACAAGGTGTGTGTGGAAGTGCCCGTGGTGCTATAAAATGCAGCGAACTTTTAAATCTAACCACTGCCAGCCTCATCTAACTACTGGTCAGATGGGGTTGAGCAGTGGCAGTCGTATGCAGAAGACTCATGGCACTCTCATGGCTTTGCACCCGTCGCACTTTAGGGGGGCTTTTTTTTGGCGCGTGCGAATGCGAACAAACTGCTCGGCATGTGTATGTGGCCATTGTTTTTCGCCCGCCATTCTCGCGGGCGTCTCGCTTTCGTTCGCCCGGCTAGTACGTGACGCATTTTGGGAAGAAAGAGCCACTGAAGCAGAAGGTGTTCGTTGTTGGCGATGAGTTTCACCCTCCCAACGGTGGTTGGTTTTGCATTTCTTTTGCCCTTGAGCATCGTTGAACAGGGGGAGTGTGGTGCTGTTGCACCGGCCGAGAAGGGTAATTCGATTAAACCCATCCATCGAACGAGTGGTTTCACCTTTAACTCGAGCGAACTAGAttgttttggcttttttttttggggtttaaATCTGTTTCACCTTCCAGCTGCATTAAGCTCTGGCCGACGGTTGACTCCTCGGTTAAGTACCCTGGGGCGAGGTCAAGATTGCGTTAGGTAGACAgcgtggagagagagaaaggtatGAGGTGTGGattaaagaaagaaataatttCATATAATTGGGTATCACATTTCATCCGCAGCAGGCTGTTGGATTATATTTAAGGCGCCTAAAggtaaacaacacatttgatttgcttccttttttttatattgcatttatagtttgaatgagttttgttgtatttttactaaaattattttttgtttttacttttgtttACTACTCCTCCACTATGCCTcctgttattgttgttttctaattagtatttgtttttcatatCTGATTTCTCAAATGTATGACAatctttaatttaaataaaaaattcaaGTTTGAATATTAATTGATTAGTTTGTTTTCTTATCGTTACTTTTGATTATGCTTGATTATTCATgattaaaaatgaatattaGTTTTATATACCTATTCCAAAATCTCTTTTGAAGACTTATTGTGCTTAACATTCCTTGGTCATCAATAACTTcataaaatgtgaaatatgcAACATGCTAACGAACTCAAACCCGTTCTAAATCGTCAATATTTCCTAAATATTCCTAAATCGTCAAATTTTGATTCCTAAAGGAGGACTATTccatttgtttattaaaatcaatcaattgaaacatttcacattTAGGCGCCAATTAAGCTttacatatttaaataaacttcCAACACGCATCACACATTCCTTTCCAACTCGGCTCAATCAACCGATCCCGAGGTTTGCCACCTGATTGACAGCGAAAAAGGGCCCAATTTCCCGTAT encodes the following:
- the LOC5666878 gene encoding uncharacterized protein LOC5666878, with the translated sequence MSNSTASNSPNKKKKPLPYFMERTEEAALPSFQNRRTLADHVKDNMLCAGRKSYFQRIVYVGRHPKVTGMTLRDRFLKLIKELQECTVCEIKLFGLMMNFDGYTVHMVESAEETVGEYLRTLAAADLFEESRVVLVYNNINQRLFRKLVWRVSDYLNELKRTELDQRDPNLTQGTINAFLVQVYQLCKMVREEELDERSAFKSLYLDENYEEHTPDIAVLEYLLGLKCLFTVPEYASFYGRLPDVSSFRDLVWPIPKDLTPYDVFETGKYDVNLTFGGK